A single genomic interval of Lathyrus oleraceus cultivar Zhongwan6 chromosome 7, CAAS_Psat_ZW6_1.0, whole genome shotgun sequence harbors:
- the LOC127102192 gene encoding uncharacterized protein LOC127102192, with the protein MIQEKLKALQNRQKSYHDKKKKTFEFLEGDHEFSRVTRVTGVGQALKSQKLKSRFIGPYQIMKRVGEVAYRIELPSFLLNLHDVFHVYHPRKYIIDVSHVIRVDDVQVRENLVVETSLFRVYDREVKYLKGNEIMLVKVVWGGPAGRSMTLELDSHMREWYPTLFPLGKFRGQKFSKWGRVITPRNLINLFN; encoded by the coding sequence atgattcaagagaagtTGAAAGCTTTGCAGAATCGccagaagagttaccatgataagaAGAAAAAAACATTTGAGTTCCTGGAGGGAGATCATGAGTTTTCTAGAGTTACTCGGGTAACTGGTGTTGGTCAAGCTTTAAAGTCTCAAAAGCTCAAGTCGcgttttattggtccttatcagattaTGAAGCGGGTAGGAGAAGTGGCCTACAGAATTGAATTACCATCATTTCTTTTGAATCTTCATGATGTCTTTCATGTGTACCATCCGAGGAAGTATATTATTGACGTGTCTCATGTGATTCGAGTGGATGATGTGCAAGTTAGAGAGAACTTGGTCGTTGAGACATCTCTCTTTAGAGTATATGATCGTGAAGTGAAGTACTTGAAAGGCAATGAGATTATGTTGGTAAAGGTGGTATGGGGAGGACCTGCTGGTCGAAGCATGACATTGGAGCTTGATAGTCATATGAGAGAGTGGTACCCGACTTTATTTCCTTTAGGTAAATTTCGAGGGCAAAAATTCTCAAAGTGGGGGAGAGTTATAACACCCCGgaatttgattaatttatttaattga